A single region of the Triticum dicoccoides isolate Atlit2015 ecotype Zavitan chromosome 2B, WEW_v2.0, whole genome shotgun sequence genome encodes:
- the LOC119363960 gene encoding CASP-like protein 2A1, whose amino-acid sequence MSKMADEKVISAPATGGGEDGLIAGDLSATEARVRPLETLLRAAPLGLCVAAMAVMLRDTQTNEYGTVSYSDLGGFKYLVYANGLCAAYSLVSAFYTAVPRPATLSRSWIVFLLDQVFTYLILAAGAASAELLYLAYNGDKEVTWSEACGVFGGFCRQARTSVAITFGSVVCYILLSLISSYRLFSAYDAPMPSLGNKGVEIAAFPR is encoded by the exons ATGTCGAAGATGGCGGACGAGAAGGTGATTTCGGCGCCGGCGACCGGCGGAGGAGAGGACGGGCTGATCGCAGGGGACCTGTCAGCCACGGAGGCGCGTGTCCGTCCGTTGGAGACGCTGCTGCGCGCCGCGCCTCTGGGGCTCTGCGTCGCCGCCATGGCCGTCATGCTCCGCGACACGCAGACCAACGAGTACGGCACCGTCTCCTACTCCGACCTCGGCGGATTCAA GTACCTGGTTTATGCCAACGGGCTGTGCGCGGCCTACTCCCTGGTCTCCGCGTTCTACACTGCCGTGCCGCGGCCGGCGACCCTGTCCCGCTCCTGGATCGTCTTCCTCCTAGATCAG GTGTTCACGTACCTGATCCTGGCGGCCGGCGCGGCGTCGGCAGAGCTACTCTACCTGGCGTACAACGGCGACAAGGAGGTGACGTGGAGCGAGGCGTGCGGCGTGTTCGGCGGCTTCTGCAGGCAGGCCCGGACGTCGGTGGCCATCACCTTCGGCTCCGTCGTCTGCTACATCCTCCTCTCCCTCATCTCGTCCTACCGCCTCTTCAGCGCCTACGACGCACCCATGCCCTCGCTCGGCAACAAGGGCGTCGAGATCGCTGCCTTCCCGCGCTGA